One part of the Pseudomonas sp. MYb118 genome encodes these proteins:
- a CDS encoding MFS transporter has product MIFIVTVFNYVDRATLSIAAPSMRTDLGFDAMTMGIAFSAFGWAYTSMQLPGGIILDRFGSRLVLGMSLIIWSVFTFLQGYVDLFSSAFLALFVLRFMMGIAEAPAFPANNRLTVMWFPRHERGLATAVFQSAQYFALAAFTPLMVWLVSTWGWQHVFWVTGGAGILIGLLWFRMVHEPRKDKRVNQAEIDYIEAGGGLPTIGDVKTPFSWKRMKAIGGNRMMAGIYLGQFCLTSITWFFLTWFPTYLIEAKGMTMLKVGLVAAIPPIAGCLGGMVGGVWSDWMLRKGFSLTAARKTPIICGLLLSSSIVVANYTQSITLVILVMSIAFFAKGVGNLGWCIVGDVSPARAMGVSGAMFNFCGNLASIVTPIAIGVMINQLGSFDVALMYVAGMGLLGAFAYLFIVGPLKRLELDDFEDVPANTELNPQRS; this is encoded by the coding sequence ATGATTTTCATCGTCACCGTATTCAACTACGTCGACCGGGCCACGCTGTCGATTGCGGCCCCGAGCATGCGCACCGATCTGGGTTTCGACGCCATGACCATGGGCATCGCCTTTTCGGCGTTCGGCTGGGCCTACACCTCGATGCAGCTTCCCGGCGGCATCATCCTCGACCGCTTCGGCTCGCGGCTGGTGCTGGGCATGAGCCTGATCATCTGGTCGGTGTTCACCTTTCTGCAGGGTTACGTCGACCTGTTCAGCTCGGCTTTTCTCGCCCTGTTCGTTTTGCGCTTCATGATGGGCATCGCCGAAGCGCCTGCCTTCCCGGCCAACAACCGCCTGACGGTGATGTGGTTTCCGCGACACGAACGTGGCCTGGCTACGGCGGTGTTCCAGTCGGCCCAGTATTTTGCCCTGGCCGCTTTCACCCCGTTGATGGTCTGGCTGGTCAGCACCTGGGGCTGGCAGCACGTGTTCTGGGTGACCGGTGGTGCCGGCATCCTGATTGGCCTGCTGTGGTTTCGCATGGTCCATGAGCCGCGCAAGGACAAACGCGTCAACCAGGCGGAAATCGACTACATCGAAGCCGGCGGCGGCTTGCCCACCATCGGTGACGTGAAGACCCCCTTCAGCTGGAAACGCATGAAAGCCATTGGTGGCAACCGCATGATGGCGGGCATTTACCTGGGCCAGTTCTGCCTGACCTCCATCACCTGGTTTTTCCTCACCTGGTTCCCGACTTACCTGATCGAAGCCAAGGGCATGACCATGCTCAAGGTCGGCCTGGTGGCGGCGATTCCCCCCATCGCCGGTTGCCTGGGCGGCATGGTCGGCGGCGTGTGGTCGGACTGGATGCTGCGCAAGGGCTTCAGCCTGACCGCTGCCCGCAAGACGCCGATCATCTGCGGGCTGCTGCTCTCCAGCAGCATCGTGGTCGCCAACTACACCCAGTCGATCACCCTGGTGATTCTGGTGATGTCGATCGCTTTCTTCGCCAAGGGCGTCGGCAACCTCGGCTGGTGCATCGTCGGCGACGTTTCCCCGGCCCGGGCCATGGGCGTCAGCGGCGCGATGTTCAACTTCTGCGGCAACCTCGCCAGCATCGTCACCCCGATTGCCATTGGCGTGATGATCAATCAGTTGGGCTCTTTCGATGTGGCGCTGATGTACGTCGCCGGCATGGGCCTGCTGGGCGCGTTCGCCTACCTGTTCATCGTTGGCCCCCTCAAGCGCCTGGAACTCGACGACTTCGAAGACGTTCCGGCCAACACCGAACTCAATCCTCAGCGTTCCTGA